One segment of Pontibacter akesuensis DNA contains the following:
- the hrpB gene encoding ATP-dependent helicase HrpB, producing the protein MFANLPSLPVKEALPRLLDCLHTQNRAVLEAPPGAGKTTLVPLALLGAAWRNEGKILVLEPRRLAARAAAQRMADLLGEAVGQTVGYWIRMEHVTSSKTKVEVVTEGILTRIIQDDPALEGIAAIIFDEFHERSLQADLGLALALDAQSVLRPDLRLLLMSATLDAAGIGTWLEAPVVRSEGRMYPVETHYLSPADVAGAGNYPAERLANLVPKTVRKALADEPAGDILVFLPGMGEIRRVAQHLEEKLPPATDLHVLHGELALSKQLAAIHPAPKGRRKIVLATSIAETSLTIEGVKIVVDGGYARVPQFVPRTGLTTLATSAVSLAAADQRRGRAGRLGPGVCYRLWSTADQLQLSERQEPEIREADLTSLLLELAVWGVKDATQLKWLDTPPAAALALATELLQRLQAIDAQGNPTKHGKQLASLGMHPRLGHMVVKGHELGYGATACALAALLAERDILKSMEGNRSSTLPDLHLRLELLAGKRPHTPGFSRDENVLRKVREQAQHLRQRLRVADNTLDFEVLGLLTALAYPDRLAQKEASGKVRLVTGQRALLQTELFNEAAFYAVAHLDVRQQARILLAAPISKEEVVAHFAEQLEQVQELKWDNTTERVIARQITKIDALTLDETAQPKPDPEQVALVLLQVLQEKGMARMPWSEEAIRTRQRLAFLHQLEPEKWYDVSDAALAASLEEWLLPHLVGLRSMEQVTRLDFNEMLLADLSWEQRQEMERLAPSHLQVPSGSRIALDYSDATTPVLAVRLQEVFGLLDTPRVGGGKVPLLLHLLSPASRPVQVTRDLRSFWNNGYFDVRKDLRGRYPKHHWPEDPLSAAPVRGTKKRPQGF; encoded by the coding sequence ATGTTCGCTAATTTACCCAGCCTTCCCGTTAAGGAGGCGCTGCCCCGGCTGTTAGATTGCCTGCACACACAAAACCGTGCCGTACTGGAAGCACCGCCTGGTGCCGGTAAAACCACACTCGTGCCGCTGGCCCTGCTAGGCGCAGCCTGGCGAAACGAAGGTAAGATTCTGGTGCTGGAACCACGCAGGCTGGCTGCCCGGGCAGCCGCACAGCGTATGGCTGACCTGCTCGGTGAGGCCGTGGGTCAAACAGTCGGTTACTGGATCCGGATGGAGCATGTAACCAGCAGCAAAACGAAAGTAGAAGTCGTTACAGAGGGCATTCTCACCCGCATCATTCAGGACGATCCTGCCCTGGAAGGGATAGCGGCTATCATATTCGATGAGTTTCATGAACGGAGCCTGCAGGCAGACCTGGGGCTGGCGCTCGCCCTGGATGCACAAAGCGTGCTTCGCCCCGATCTGCGGTTGCTTTTGATGAGCGCCACCCTGGATGCTGCGGGTATCGGCACCTGGCTGGAGGCACCGGTCGTGCGCAGCGAGGGCCGCATGTACCCTGTAGAGACGCATTACCTGTCGCCGGCAGATGTGGCGGGCGCAGGGAATTACCCGGCAGAGCGGCTGGCCAACCTGGTGCCTAAAACAGTTCGAAAGGCTTTAGCCGACGAACCAGCTGGAGACATACTTGTTTTCCTGCCCGGCATGGGCGAAATACGCCGTGTAGCCCAGCACCTGGAAGAGAAGCTTCCTCCTGCCACCGACTTACACGTGCTTCACGGAGAACTCGCCCTCTCCAAGCAATTAGCGGCCATACATCCTGCTCCCAAAGGCCGGCGGAAAATAGTACTGGCCACCAGCATCGCCGAAACAAGCTTAACTATAGAGGGCGTTAAAATAGTGGTGGATGGGGGCTATGCCCGTGTTCCGCAGTTTGTGCCGCGCACCGGGTTAACCACGCTGGCTACCTCCGCTGTCTCGCTTGCTGCCGCAGATCAGCGCCGGGGCCGTGCCGGGCGCCTAGGGCCGGGCGTTTGCTACCGCCTGTGGTCTACCGCTGACCAACTGCAACTTTCCGAAAGGCAGGAACCGGAAATTCGCGAAGCCGACCTCACGAGCCTGTTGCTGGAACTGGCGGTGTGGGGCGTGAAGGATGCTACCCAACTAAAGTGGCTGGATACACCACCCGCTGCCGCCCTGGCACTTGCTACAGAGCTTTTGCAGCGCCTGCAGGCAATTGATGCACAAGGAAACCCGACAAAGCACGGCAAGCAACTGGCTTCCCTGGGCATGCACCCTCGGCTCGGCCACATGGTGGTAAAAGGCCATGAATTGGGATACGGCGCCACGGCCTGCGCGCTAGCCGCCTTACTGGCCGAACGGGACATATTGAAATCCATGGAAGGCAACAGGAGCAGCACCTTGCCAGACCTGCATCTTCGCCTGGAACTGCTGGCGGGGAAACGGCCACATACACCGGGTTTTTCGAGAGACGAAAACGTATTGCGGAAAGTGCGGGAGCAGGCACAGCACCTGCGGCAACGGTTGAGGGTAGCAGACAATACACTTGATTTTGAAGTCCTTGGCCTCTTAACCGCCCTTGCTTACCCCGACCGCCTCGCTCAGAAAGAAGCCTCTGGAAAAGTACGCCTCGTAACGGGGCAAAGGGCTTTGCTTCAAACAGAGCTTTTCAACGAGGCTGCTTTTTACGCCGTTGCGCATTTGGATGTCAGGCAGCAGGCGCGCATTCTTTTAGCCGCCCCAATCAGTAAAGAAGAGGTTGTGGCACACTTCGCCGAACAACTCGAGCAAGTACAGGAACTGAAGTGGGACAATACTACAGAGCGGGTAATAGCCAGGCAAATCACCAAAATAGACGCACTTACCTTAGACGAAACTGCACAACCGAAACCAGACCCGGAGCAGGTTGCGCTTGTGCTGCTGCAGGTGTTGCAGGAAAAGGGAATGGCACGGATGCCCTGGAGCGAAGAAGCGATACGTACGCGGCAGCGCCTGGCTTTTCTACACCAACTGGAGCCGGAGAAATGGTATGATGTATCGGATGCAGCATTAGCGGCAAGTCTAGAAGAATGGCTGCTGCCACACTTGGTAGGCTTGCGCTCGATGGAGCAAGTAACCAGGTTGGATTTCAACGAAATGTTATTGGCCGACTTAAGCTGGGAACAGCGGCAGGAAATGGAACGCTTGGCTCCCTCCCACCTGCAGGTACCAAGCGGTTCCCGCATCGCCCTGGATTATTCCGATGCCACCACACCAGTGCTGGCCGTGCGGCTGCAGGAGGTTTTTGGCCTGCTGGATACGCCCCGGGTTGGCGGCGGCAAAGTACCGTTGCTGCTTCACCTGCTCTCCCCTGCCTCTCGGCCTGTACAGGTAACGCGCGACTTGCGCAGTTTCTGGAACAACGGCTATTTTGATGTCCGCAAAGACCTGCGAGGGCGTTATCCAAAGCACCACTGGCCGGAAGATCCGCTATCAGCAGCACCTGTGCGTGGCACTAAAAAGCGTCCGCAGGGATTTTGA
- the msrA gene encoding peptide-methionine (S)-S-oxide reductase MsrA, whose amino-acid sequence METATFGNGCFWCTEAVFQQLEGVQKVESGYAGGHVDNPTYKQVCSATTGHAEVLRITYDPSKISFEALLEVFWKTHDPTTLNRQGNDVGPQYRSVIFYHSDEQRELAEKYKRQLDASGTFGDSIVTAIEPLTNYYPAEREHQDYFLNNGQQPYCSFVVRPKVEKFRKEFANKLKQ is encoded by the coding sequence ATGGAAACAGCAACTTTTGGAAACGGGTGCTTCTGGTGCACAGAAGCCGTATTTCAGCAACTGGAGGGAGTACAGAAAGTAGAATCGGGTTACGCAGGCGGACATGTAGACAACCCAACCTACAAGCAGGTGTGCTCGGCTACCACGGGGCACGCCGAGGTGCTCCGCATCACGTATGATCCTTCTAAAATTTCTTTTGAAGCGCTCCTGGAGGTCTTTTGGAAAACGCACGATCCCACAACCCTCAACCGGCAAGGCAATGACGTGGGGCCACAATACCGCTCCGTTATCTTTTATCATAGTGACGAGCAGCGCGAACTGGCGGAGAAGTATAAGCGGCAGCTTGATGCTTCCGGCACCTTCGGGGATTCCATTGTTACCGCCATTGAGCCCTTGACAAACTACTATCCGGCCGAAAGGGAACACCAGGATTACTTCCTGAACAACGGCCAGCAGCCATACTGCAGTTTCGTGGTGCGCCCGAAGGTAGAGAAGTTCAGAAAGGAGTTTGCCAACAAACTGAAGCAGTAG
- a CDS encoding ATP-grasp domain-containing protein — translation MSSNTSERPIVIFHEHPDWFRPLFNELDARGIPYVRQNAAEHTFDLASDEQNTSLFFNRMSPSAYLRNNEQGIFYTLGLLAHLEAKGVPVVNGFKAFQYETSKALQHILLEKLGLPYPKSRIINHASQAVKASEGLRFPIVVKANIGGSGAGITRFDSVEELALAVTAGEIKLGIDHTALVQEFIPARGGHINRVETLGGKYLYAIKVYTSGESFNLCPADICQTTNGKELARNACALDAPKNGLKVEGFTPDQEVIDAIERIVQEAGIDVGGIEYTIDDRDGQIYYYDVNALSNFVADAVNVIGFNPHEKLVDYLEKRAQLKTQEV, via the coding sequence ATGTCATCTAATACATCAGAAAGACCAATCGTTATATTTCACGAGCACCCGGACTGGTTCCGCCCTTTGTTTAATGAACTAGACGCAAGAGGTATTCCTTACGTGCGACAGAACGCCGCCGAGCACACGTTTGACCTGGCTTCTGACGAGCAGAATACCAGCCTGTTCTTCAACCGCATGAGCCCCTCTGCTTACCTGCGCAACAACGAGCAGGGCATTTTTTATACACTGGGCCTGCTGGCGCACCTCGAGGCGAAAGGCGTTCCGGTGGTGAACGGCTTCAAGGCTTTCCAGTACGAAACTTCTAAGGCGCTGCAGCACATTTTGCTGGAGAAATTAGGGTTACCTTATCCAAAGTCACGCATCATCAACCATGCTTCACAGGCAGTTAAAGCTTCTGAAGGGCTGCGCTTCCCGATTGTGGTGAAAGCGAACATAGGCGGTAGCGGCGCCGGCATTACCCGCTTTGACTCAGTGGAGGAGCTGGCACTTGCCGTTACAGCCGGAGAGATCAAGCTGGGCATAGACCATACGGCACTGGTGCAGGAGTTTATTCCGGCACGTGGTGGCCACATCAACCGTGTGGAGACGCTGGGAGGCAAATACCTGTATGCGATCAAGGTTTATACTTCCGGCGAAAGCTTTAACCTCTGCCCTGCCGACATCTGCCAGACAACCAACGGCAAAGAGCTTGCCCGCAACGCCTGCGCCCTGGATGCTCCTAAAAACGGACTGAAAGTGGAAGGCTTCACGCCTGACCAGGAAGTGATTGATGCCATTGAGCGCATTGTGCAGGAAGCTGGTATCGACGTGGGTGGCATTGAGTACACCATCGACGACCGTGACGGGCAGATTTATTACTACGATGTGAACGCGCTGTCGAACTTTGTGGCGGATGCGGTGAACGTGATTGGTTTTAACCCGCACGAAAA